The proteins below are encoded in one region of Halocatena salina:
- a CDS encoding MBL fold metallo-hydrolase yields the protein MTEITNLAQGEQGFTSNAFLLSGERTVVVDPGSGFDASARIRDHVSDIDAVVLTHTHPDHIGNLSEVKTSFGVSAWGFDTDQAGVDNAIDDGDSVQLGDHTYTALHTPGHKNDHLCFYAAAPGILFAGDLVFAGGSFGRTDLEEGDRKQLIRSIDRVLDTADTSLSEMHTGHGQSVRSDPYRDIQLARQAAEMY from the coding sequence ATGACGGAAATCACGAATCTCGCGCAGGGGGAACAGGGATTTACGAGCAATGCGTTTCTCCTTTCAGGAGAGCGGACGGTCGTCGTCGATCCGGGGAGCGGATTCGACGCGTCCGCCCGAATTCGTGACCACGTATCGGACATCGATGCGGTCGTGCTCACTCATACACATCCGGATCACATCGGCAATCTTTCGGAAGTAAAAACGTCCTTTGGCGTTTCAGCGTGGGGATTTGACACTGATCAGGCCGGTGTCGACAACGCGATCGACGATGGTGACAGTGTTCAGCTAGGTGATCACACGTACACCGCGTTGCACACGCCGGGCCACAAAAACGACCATCTCTGTTTCTATGCAGCTGCTCCGGGTATCCTGTTCGCGGGTGATCTCGTTTTTGCGGGCGGGAGCTTCGGGCGTACGGATCTCGAAGAAGGTGACCGCAAACAGCTCATCCGAAGCATCGACCGCGTTCTCGATACAGCCGATACCTCGCTATCGGAGATGCACACCGGTCACGGTCAGAGTGTGCGTTCCGATCCGTACCGCGACATCCAACTGGCGCGCCAAGCGGCGGAGATGTATTAG